The Gasterosteus aculeatus chromosome 8, fGasAcu3.hap1.1, whole genome shotgun sequence genome has a window encoding:
- the LOC120824383 gene encoding phospholipase A and acyltransferase 2, with product MDYQEQVEEITTTAKFGDLIEFAYPIGYSHWGVYDQDGYVFHFAVADEKQLMNNIRTYLQKMFPVCGDLLLGQTRIRRVPLGEVNVPKGVHVCIGNTRHDFTPSTPEQMKQRCDALLDQDLPYKLFTLNCEHFATFVRYGTAVCNQLPGRTKNKECELATETFKNIVSPKETDAGPLRETSDFFNSHVW from the exons ATGGATTATCAGGAGCAG gTTGAAGAAATCACCACCACGGCCAAATTTGGAGACTTGATAGAATTTGCTTACCCCATCGGATATTCACACTGGGGAGTTTATGATCAAGACGGATATGTATTTCATTTTGCTGTTGCGG ATGAGAAGCAACTTATGAACAACATTCGTACTTACCTACAAAAAATGTTCCCGGTGTGCGGCGACCTTCTCCTTGGGCAGACCAGGATCCGCAGGGTGCCTCTCGGTGAGGTGAACGTCCCGAAGGGCGTCCACGTCTGTATCGGCAACACGAGACACGACTTCACCCCCTCAACCCCGGAGCAGATGAAACAGCGGTGTGACGCCCTTCTCGATCAGGACTTACCATATAAACTTTTCACCCTCAACTGCGAGCACTTTGCTACTTTTGTACGTTATGGAACAGCAGTGTGCAACCAG CTTCCTGGTAGAACGAAGAATAAAGAGTGTGAGTTGGCAACTGAAACCTTCAAGAACATTGTCAGCCCTAAAGAAACTGATGCAGGTCCCTTGAGGGAAACCTCTGACTTCTTTAATTCACATGTATGGTAG